The genomic window CCAGTTCACGACAGCCTAACACAACGTGACGCAGCGAACAAACACTAGAGACGTTCAGAATTAGCATCCGACGAGGGTGAGTTCAGGATGCCCCCGGAAGTTAGCTCCGCAAGGCCGATCCCCCGTCTTATTCTACCAACAGCAATTGGCCCCGacggagaagaaaagaaaagaaatctgGTCGGTCGGTCACTCCCAGCCTGTCGCGGGGATGCTCGAGACGTCACCCCAACCGGGAGGAAACGTGTACTTCTGCACATATGCGTCTTGGACCGCACCGTTGTCGACATCGTTGGCTGAGCAGTGGCCAGCCTGCACGTCGTCCTGCCCAGTAGTAACCTCTTCCTCGACGTGCTGCTGCTTCTGCTGTGTCTCTGCCTGAGGTTCTGCTCCTGCATCCGGATATGAATGTAAGTCCCCGTCTGGCTTCTCCTTGGACCATTCTTCGGACCATTCTTCTTCGTGTGCGGTTGAGGACCGGCCATTGTCGTGTCTGAAGCCACTGTCAGACCGGTCTTGATTGTGGAtgtggtttgctggctcctctTGGTTGTACCCCCAACCATCACCAGCAGGCTGGTCTCGGGTGTCGCCGTATCCCGAGTATCTGACCTCTTCTTCTGGTGGGGGGAGCGGACATCCTTGATAAGAACCATTGTCTGCGCAGTACCTCAGGAGCTTATCCCAGTGCCGATCCTGCAGTAGTAACACCTATTAGTTTCGCCAGAAACAGAATAGGAGCATGACATGAAAGCAGAGCCTGTACAAAAAAGAATAGCTAGAGTGATACAGCAACAACACACCTTAGTGATGATGTGAGGGTTTCCGACGATAATTAGCAACGATTTGGCACGAGTAATTGCGACATTGAACCTTCTATAGTTGCTCAGGAACCCCAGGTTGAAGAATCTGTCAAACTCGTTGTGCTTAACAGTTGACCTGACTGTTGAGATGATGATCACTTCCCTTTCTTGGCCCTGGAATTGCTCAACACTTCCCACTCTTAGGTCGGGCATTTCAAACGTCTCTAGGGCCTTCTTTATCTTGTTAACTTGTTGACGATATGGAGTAATGACACCAATATCAGCCTCACTGACATCGCCATTCCTTGTCAGAGTCCTGATGATATTTACTACTTTACTAACTTCGATTCTGTTGAACCATGATGGATTGTTGCCTTCTCTCTCATCGCATCCCTGGATTCCAACAAACAGAACAGGGAATGACTTATTGGGAAGGCCAATACAATCGTAAACAGATGGCACTTCATCTCCCTTACAGGGGATAAGTTCACCCTCGTAGAAAAGCTGTGACGGTAGCTCTAGGATTGCTGGATGGCAACGATAGTTCCTCAATAGCTTTGTCACGTAGTTAGGATCCCCTGAATGGTACTGCTCAAATTCACTGAGCAGCCTTTGCAGATAAGATTTTCCCAGACCATCCTGATCCGCCTGTTTACAAAAAACCACCGGCCCTAATTGCATAGGATCTCCTGCTAACACAACCACTGTGTCTCTTCCACACAAAGCTGCCAAAGGAACCATTGCCTCTGGTTCAGAAGATTGACCGGCCTCATCCAAGAAAATGTGTGTGAAATGCCCCGGGCGAATACCCTCGGCCTGTAGGGTTGATGAACTCATGTAGGTCGATATAACTATCTTGTAGCGCATTAATGCTCGCATTGGAGGGCACTTGAACACCAtatcttcaaagaagcagaaccgTATGAAATCAGGATTAACATCGTCATACTGACGACTAGGAGCATTTAGCCTAAAGATATCACTTGGGCGGATCGGGTAGCTAGAACTCAACAGTTTTTCCAATACATGGTCAGCAGCACTATTGGAAGCAGCACATATGAGAACATTTGCCCTCCTATTGGATTTATAAAGCTGCAAAATCGCCTCGACAAGGGTCATGGTCTTGCCAGTTCCTGGAGGTCCATAAATCACGTATGGTGTAACCCCTCGGCAGCCAAGTATCATCCCAACTGCATCAGCTTGCTCAGTGTTTATGTTCGGGTTCAGAGGTTTAAATGGCACCTTCTTCACACTTCTATACCGTGATAGGGATGGAAATAGAATGTCAGGTCCAATAAGTTCTGCATCATGAACAGACCTATATTGCCTTCTCATGTTCAATCTATTATATGTGAAGCTAACATCATACTTATTCCTGTCATGGTGAGCGTGGTGAAACTGATCATCAAACCTCAAAAATATCTCATCAGCTTCAACCTTGTGAATGTAGCCCTGAATAAGATATCAACAAATCATTATTCACTGGCATCATTTGAGGCTGGTTAATTTATATTGTAAGAATGCCTAAGAGATTTTTGAATGTCCAAGAAAGTACACTAACCTGATAAGGCCTAGCATCACTCCCAGCATGTCTGGCAATTATATAGTCACCATGGACTAGCGAAGGCCTTTTTTCTGCCAAACCAGGGACCTCAAGAGACAAATAATCATTACCCCTCCTTCTCATTGACACACGCTCCATGTCGTACGATCTCATCTCCTCCTGCAAACGGGCCTCTTAAGTTAGCAAACAAAGATAAAAGCTTAACATCTCAGAGTATTAGAGGTGCTGAAATACCTCCAAATTAAGTTCTTCCATGACTAAAAGAGTGCTAAAGAACTTTGCATAGTTCATCATGCTCAGCTCTTCAGATAGGACATCAGGTCTCTGTTTGCATTCAATGAGCTCACGGATTTCCACAGGTATTGCATACTGAGGTAGCTTATACTTGAATCCTTGAGTGTGCTGCCGAATTGGCCGGCTACCTGGCACAAATGTATTACACTCAAATTGCTTCCTTTGAGAGCCTTGTCTCCTGGAATAAGGTTTATCAGAAGATAAGGCCATTGAAACATTATCATCGGCCAACAGAAAAGCCACACGCTCAATCTTCTCATCCCCAATATCAACATGCACGATTGATGTATGCAAACCAATGTCTTTTGGCATACAGGACAGCCAAATGGTTAGGGTTTGTCCAGGCTGAAGTGTACGATCTTCCACA from Triticum urartu cultivar G1812 unplaced genomic scaffold, Tu2.1 TuUngrouped_contig_4374, whole genome shotgun sequence includes these protein-coding regions:
- the LOC125527726 gene encoding probable RNA helicase SDE3, giving the protein MGHHSDDEYSVAGDKPEVEFMDFQNDNTLQDYQSDDGPVVVTAPFPFLNGKPKSVLVGQTSADAIRIENTSCEPVNLWSVRIFSSNPEDSYVLSMMRPPLNDSDEAAKKAFLGLTSVEDRTLQPGQTLTIWLSCMPKDIGLHTSIVHVDIGDEKIERVAFLLADDNVSMALSSDKPYSRRQGSQRKQFECNTFVPGSRPIRQHTQGFKYKLPQYAIPVEIRELIECKQRPDVLSEELSMMNYAKFFSTLLVMEELNLEEEMRSYDMERVSMRRRGNDYLSLEVPGLAEKRPSLVHGDYIIARHAGSDARPYQGYIHKVEADEIFLRFDDQFHHAHHDRNKYDVSFTYNRLNMRRQYRSVHDAELIGPDILFPSLSRYRSVKKVPFKPLNPNINTEQADAVGMILGCRGVTPYVIYGPPGTGKTMTLVEAILQLYKSNRRANVLICAASNSAADHVLEKLLSSSYPIRPSDIFRLNAPSRQYDDVNPDFIRFCFFEDMVFKCPPMRALMRYKIVISTYMSSSTLQAEGIRPGHFTHIFLDEAGQSSEPEAMVPLAALCGRDTVVVLAGDPMQLGPVVFCKQADQDGLGKSYLQRLLSEFEQYHSGDPNYVTKLLRNYRCHPAILELPSQLFYEGELIPCKGDEVPSVYDCIGLPNKSFPVLFVGIQGCDEREGNNPSWFNRIEVSKVVNIIRTLTRNGDVSEADIGVITPYRQQVNKIKKALETFEMPDLRVGSVEQFQGQEREVIIISTVRSTVKHNEFDRFFNLGFLSNYRRFNVAITRAKSLLIIVGNPHIITKDRHWDKLLRYCADNGSYQGCPLPPPEEEVRYSGYGDTRDQPAGDGWGYNQEEPANHIHNQDRSDSGFRHDNGRSSTAHEEEWSEEWSKEKPDGDLHSYPDAGAEPQAETQQKQQHVEEEVTTGQDDVQAGHCSANDVDNGAVQDAYVQKYTFPPGWGDVSSIPATGWE